A region from the Methanofollis liminatans DSM 4140 genome encodes:
- a CDS encoding APC family permease, with protein MTGEGGLRRELGLAGVTVSGIGIILGAGIYALLGEATGLAGNAVWLSFGIAAVMAACTALSYAELSSMFPRAAAEYAYVSEAFGRKAAFVVGWLILASGVLSTATVALGFGGYVAGATALPIVPAALLLIAGLSALAVLGIRETALFAIAMTLIEAGGIVFVILIGLPHLGSVDYFVMPNGFSGVFKGAALVFFAFMGFEEMVKLAEETKDPERTIPRAVLLALAIAVALYMLVTVSAVSVLGWERLAASSAPFAEIAGAVLGEQAFAVITLVALFATANTALLLLVAASRLAYGMAAAGSLPAALGRVHGRFGTPWVAVAAAGAISAGFLFAGNIAYVANATNVALFLTFLTINAVVIVLRFREPDTPRPFLVPGAALGVPLVPVLGILFSVFLLFQLEAAVLVLGGVLLVSGGVIAVFRG; from the coding sequence ATGACAGGGGAGGGAGGGCTCAGGCGGGAGCTCGGGCTTGCCGGGGTGACGGTCTCTGGTATCGGCATCATCCTCGGGGCCGGGATCTACGCCCTGCTCGGCGAGGCGACCGGCCTGGCCGGAAACGCCGTCTGGCTCTCCTTCGGGATCGCCGCCGTCATGGCGGCCTGCACCGCCCTCTCGTACGCCGAACTTTCCTCGATGTTCCCGCGTGCGGCCGCGGAGTATGCCTACGTCTCGGAGGCGTTCGGCCGGAAAGCCGCCTTTGTCGTCGGCTGGCTGATCCTTGCGAGCGGCGTGCTTTCCACGGCGACGGTGGCGCTGGGTTTTGGCGGTTACGTCGCCGGGGCCACCGCCCTGCCGATCGTCCCGGCCGCCCTGCTCCTCATCGCCGGGCTCTCTGCCCTGGCCGTCCTGGGGATCAGGGAGACCGCCCTGTTTGCGATCGCCATGACCCTGATCGAGGCCGGGGGGATCGTCTTTGTGATCCTGATCGGTCTGCCCCACCTCGGTTCGGTCGACTATTTCGTGATGCCGAACGGATTTTCAGGCGTGTTCAAAGGCGCCGCCCTCGTTTTTTTCGCCTTCATGGGCTTCGAGGAGATGGTAAAACTCGCCGAAGAGACAAAAGACCCGGAACGGACGATCCCGAGGGCCGTGCTTCTCGCCCTCGCGATCGCCGTCGCCCTGTACATGCTCGTCACGGTGAGCGCCGTCTCGGTGCTCGGGTGGGAGCGGCTTGCCGCATCGAGCGCCCCCTTCGCCGAGATCGCCGGGGCGGTCCTCGGGGAGCAGGCCTTCGCCGTGATCACCCTGGTCGCCCTCTTTGCGACGGCGAACACCGCCCTCCTCCTCCTCGTCGCCGCCTCGCGCCTCGCATACGGGATGGCGGCGGCCGGATCGCTCCCGGCGGCGCTCGGGCGCGTCCACGGCCGGTTCGGGACGCCGTGGGTTGCGGTGGCGGCGGCCGGTGCGATCTCCGCCGGTTTCCTCTTTGCAGGAAACATCGCCTATGTCGCAAACGCCACCAACGTCGCCCTCTTCCTCACCTTCCTGACGATCAACGCCGTGGTGATCGTGCTGCGGTTCAGGGAGCCCGATACGCCCAGGCCGTTTCTGGTGCCGGGTGCGGCCCTGGGCGTCCCGCTCGTCCCGGTGCTCGGGATCCTCTTCTCGGTTTTTCTCCTCTTCCAGCTCGAGGCGGCCGTTCTCGTCCTCGGGGGCGTGCTCCTCGTCTCCGGCGGCGTGATCGCCGTTTTCCGGGGATGA
- the purL gene encoding phosphoribosylformylglycinamidine synthase subunit PurL — MLSAEDLAFITGTLGRDLTDVEAACFENLWSEHCSYRSTRSLLKTLPTEGENVILGPGDDAAIVRYSDSLALAIGMESHNHPSYVDPYDGAATGVGGIVRDVISMGSRPIALMDPLYFGSLAAEKTRYLLEHVVAGIGDYGNCIGVPVVRGETVFDPSYQGNPLVNVVCVGVVDPERFLTARVKAPGTRLVLFGSSTGRDGLGGASFASRDLSEESEAEDRPSVQVGDPFTEKLLIEATMEMAETGKVLSCRDLGAAGLAGASSEMASTFGARIVADRVHLRETGMNAVEIMLAESQERMLIEVAAEDVALMGAIAAKYDLGWSEIGEVIAEPRYIVEFAGETVCDLPIDLLVGGTPRCALPKAPRTVDTTYTPPPGDTKALALAVLSHPDIASKVWITEQYDHDVQVRTVSLSHDAAVLRLEDAALVLSCGCNPRQIALAPYANAANAVYENAANLACVGAEPLCIVNCLNFASPLHPEVFHDMEQAVLGLGDMARTLGAPVVGGNVSLYNESDEYGTEIKPTPSIGMAGKGPVRCWTKAAAGDILALVGETGEHLGGSVLDAVTGCGGAAPAIADPSLLPLIRERVAADRFSGVTDLSKGGLLVALAKLAPNAEVRLSGDPVTALFSETYGRFLVAVKNEADLAGLPHAVIGTAGGEGLRIAAGDEKVVLSPEEIEFSLSSITRLMRY, encoded by the coding sequence ATGCTGTCTGCCGAGGACCTCGCCTTCATCACCGGAACACTGGGCCGCGACCTCACCGACGTGGAGGCCGCCTGCTTTGAGAACCTCTGGAGCGAACACTGCTCGTACCGCTCCACCCGCTCGCTCCTGAAGACCCTCCCGACCGAGGGAGAGAACGTCATCCTCGGCCCTGGCGACGACGCCGCCATCGTGCGGTATTCCGACTCGCTCGCCCTCGCCATCGGGATGGAGAGCCACAACCACCCCTCGTACGTGGACCCGTACGACGGGGCGGCCACCGGGGTCGGCGGTATCGTGCGCGACGTCATATCGATGGGCTCCCGCCCGATCGCCCTGATGGACCCGCTGTACTTCGGCTCGCTCGCCGCCGAGAAGACCCGCTACCTCCTCGAACACGTGGTGGCCGGGATCGGCGACTACGGCAACTGCATCGGCGTCCCCGTGGTGCGCGGCGAGACCGTCTTCGACCCCTCGTACCAGGGCAACCCCCTGGTGAACGTCGTCTGCGTGGGCGTCGTCGATCCGGAGCGCTTCCTGACGGCGCGGGTGAAGGCGCCGGGCACCAGGCTCGTCCTCTTCGGGTCGTCCACCGGCAGGGACGGGCTCGGCGGGGCGTCGTTCGCCTCGCGTGATCTTTCCGAGGAATCCGAGGCCGAAGACCGCCCGAGCGTCCAGGTCGGCGACCCCTTCACCGAAAAACTCCTGATCGAAGCGACGATGGAGATGGCAGAGACCGGAAAAGTGCTCTCCTGCCGCGACCTCGGGGCCGCCGGGCTTGCCGGAGCCTCGTCCGAGATGGCGAGCACCTTCGGGGCCAGGATCGTCGCCGACCGCGTCCACCTCAGGGAGACCGGGATGAACGCCGTCGAGATCATGCTCGCCGAGTCGCAGGAGCGGATGCTCATCGAGGTGGCAGCAGAAGACGTCGCCCTGATGGGTGCGATCGCCGCGAAGTACGACCTCGGCTGGAGCGAGATCGGCGAGGTGATCGCAGAGCCGCGCTATATCGTGGAGTTTGCGGGCGAGACCGTCTGCGACCTTCCCATCGACCTCCTGGTCGGCGGGACGCCGCGGTGCGCCCTCCCGAAAGCGCCGCGCACCGTCGACACCACCTACACCCCACCGCCCGGCGACACGAAGGCCCTCGCCCTGGCCGTCCTCTCCCACCCCGACATCGCCTCGAAGGTCTGGATCACCGAGCAGTACGACCACGACGTCCAGGTGCGCACCGTCTCCCTCTCCCACGACGCCGCCGTGCTGCGCCTCGAAGACGCCGCCCTGGTCCTCTCCTGCGGCTGCAACCCGCGCCAGATCGCCCTCGCCCCCTATGCGAACGCCGCAAACGCCGTCTACGAGAACGCCGCCAACCTCGCCTGCGTCGGCGCCGAACCCCTCTGCATCGTCAACTGCCTGAACTTCGCCAGCCCCCTCCACCCCGAGGTCTTCCACGATATGGAGCAGGCCGTCCTGGGCCTCGGCGACATGGCGCGCACCCTGGGCGCCCCGGTCGTCGGCGGGAACGTCTCCCTGTACAACGAGTCCGACGAGTACGGGACCGAGATCAAGCCGACGCCCTCGATCGGCATGGCAGGAAAAGGCCCGGTGCGCTGCTGGACGAAAGCGGCGGCCGGCGACATCCTGGCCCTCGTCGGCGAGACCGGCGAGCACCTCGGCGGGTCGGTCCTGGACGCCGTGACCGGGTGCGGCGGTGCGGCCCCGGCGATCGCCGACCCCTCCCTGCTCCCCCTGATCCGCGAGCGGGTGGCGGCCGACCGCTTCTCCGGCGTCACCGACCTCTCGAAGGGCGGGCTGCTCGTCGCCCTTGCAAAACTCGCACCGAACGCAGAGGTGCGGCTTTCCGGCGACCCGGTCACGGCCCTCTTCTCCGAGACCTACGGCCGCTTCCTGGTCGCCGTCAAAAACGAGGCCGACCTTGCCGGCCTCCCCCACGCCGTGATCGGCACGGCCGGCGGGGAAGGGCTCAGGATCGCCGCCGGGGATGAGAAGGTCGTCCTTTCCCCCGAGGAGATCGAGTTCTCCCTCTCCTCGATCACGCGCCTGATGCGCTACTGA
- a CDS encoding class I SAM-dependent methyltransferase: protein MGRDAAGFDLIATRIFAPIYPVIAERLLSWSKKREGICVDLGTGPGLLAIAVAGASSMTVAALDIDPQMLTFAAGHIRDAGLSGRVAPALADVHHLPFSDNTVDLFVSRGSIFYWDDRARVFSEVHRALAPGGAAYLGGSFGTAALRQEIFERMRTKNPHWDRDVARRSARIPPETMLCDLEAAGIPHAGIKKEETGFWVEITKPDL from the coding sequence ATGGGACGGGACGCCGCCGGGTTCGACCTGATCGCGACCCGGATCTTCGCTCCCATCTACCCGGTGATCGCAGAGCGGCTTCTCTCATGGTCGAAGAAACGTGAGGGGATCTGCGTCGACCTCGGCACCGGCCCGGGCCTGCTCGCGATCGCCGTCGCAGGCGCATCGTCGATGACGGTCGCCGCGCTGGACATCGACCCGCAGATGCTCACGTTTGCGGCAGGACACATCAGGGATGCAGGGCTCTCCGGCAGGGTCGCCCCGGCCCTCGCCGACGTCCACCACCTGCCTTTTTCCGACAACACCGTCGACCTCTTCGTCTCGCGCGGTTCGATCTTTTACTGGGACGACCGGGCCCGCGTCTTCTCTGAAGTCCACCGGGCCCTTGCACCGGGCGGTGCCGCCTACCTGGGAGGCAGCTTCGGCACCGCCGCCCTGCGCCAGGAGATCTTCGAGCGGATGCGGACAAAAAACCCGCACTGGGACCGGGACGTCGCCCGACGGAGCGCCCGGATACCCCCAGAAACCATGCTTTGCGACCTCGAAGCCGCCGGGATCCCTCATGCCGGGATCAAAAAAGAGGAAACGGGGTTCTGGGTCGAGATCACAAAACCCGATCTCTAG
- a CDS encoding DNA-directed RNA polymerase subunit L — translation MDIKILEREGDKVRMVLKGQGHTFMNALTEEILSDPAVDVAKYVIKYQFSDPELLVTTKEGKDPLLVVREACSRITAQCDDLIEQVRAKTTV, via the coding sequence ATGGATATCAAGATCCTTGAGCGCGAAGGGGACAAAGTGCGGATGGTCCTGAAGGGTCAGGGACACACCTTCATGAACGCCCTCACCGAGGAGATCCTCAGTGATCCCGCGGTCGATGTGGCAAAATATGTCATCAAATACCAGTTTTCCGATCCCGAGCTGCTCGTCACGACGAAAGAGGGAAAAGATCCGCTCCTTGTAGTCAGGGAGGCCTGCAGCCGCATCACCGCCCAGTGCGACGACCTCATCGAACAGGTCAGGGCGAAGACGACCGTCTGA
- a CDS encoding flavodoxin family protein, producing MRACIVYYSATGNTRALAEAAAGLSGADIVEVRDEEDYSKVMMYLKGAPRARRGEAARIEPAAIDVGGYDLVAVGTPVWAFRPTPAANAIVAALQNCEGKQAVAFATSGGAPGDTVGVLKARMEERGMKVVGTFHASDKEVKRGEGADALARLISSASGA from the coding sequence ATGCGAGCCTGTATTGTCTATTACTCGGCCACCGGAAACACGCGTGCGCTGGCCGAAGCGGCCGCCGGGCTTTCCGGGGCCGATATCGTCGAGGTGAGGGACGAAGAGGACTACTCGAAGGTGATGATGTACCTTAAGGGGGCGCCGCGGGCGCGCCGGGGCGAGGCGGCCAGGATCGAGCCCGCGGCGATCGATGTCGGGGGCTACGACCTGGTCGCCGTCGGCACCCCGGTCTGGGCGTTCAGGCCGACGCCGGCGGCGAATGCGATCGTCGCCGCCCTGCAGAACTGCGAGGGAAAACAGGCGGTCGCCTTTGCGACGAGCGGGGGTGCGCCGGGCGATACCGTGGGGGTGCTGAAGGCGCGGATGGAGGAGCGGGGCATGAAGGTCGTCGGCACCTTCCATGCGAGCGATAAAGAGGTAAAACGCGGTGAGGGCGCCGACGCCCTCGCCCGCCTGATCAGTAGCGCATCAGGCGCGTGA
- a CDS encoding translation initiation factor IF-2 subunit beta, translated as MADPYEELLKKAYSNITEISDSAERFHIPEGKIYQEGKTTVLENFTEIAEYIRREPDHLMKFLLGELGTAGKVEGNRAVFNGKFEPSVITAVVKKYVEDYVICSECGRPDTRLVKDDRVLILRCDACGGHRPVRKRRAKADDGAPKLEEGSILDVKIESISKRGDGVVKMGKYIMYVTNARPGQVVKVKIARISGSIIFTERA; from the coding sequence ATGGCAGATCCTTACGAAGAGTTGCTGAAAAAAGCATATTCCAATATCACCGAGATCAGCGACTCCGCCGAACGTTTCCATATCCCCGAGGGGAAGATCTATCAGGAGGGCAAGACGACGGTCCTCGAAAACTTCACCGAGATTGCGGAGTACATCAGGCGCGAGCCCGATCACCTGATGAAGTTCCTCCTCGGCGAACTGGGGACGGCCGGAAAAGTCGAGGGGAACCGCGCCGTCTTCAACGGCAAGTTCGAGCCGTCGGTGATCACGGCGGTGGTCAAGAAATACGTCGAGGATTATGTGATCTGCTCTGAGTGCGGACGGCCTGACACCCGCCTCGTGAAGGACGACCGGGTGCTGATCCTCCGCTGCGACGCATGCGGCGGGCACAGGCCGGTGAGAAAGCGCCGCGCCAAGGCAGACGACGGGGCCCCGAAGCTTGAAGAGGGATCGATCCTGGACGTCAAGATCGAGTCGATCTCCAAGCGCGGCGACGGTGTGGTGAAGATGGGGAAATATATCATGTACGTCACCAACGCCCGTCCCGGACAGGTGGTGAAGGTGAAGATCGCCCGGATATCGGGCTCGATCATCTTCACCGAGCGGGCCTAG
- the ilvC gene encoding ketol-acid reductoisomerase: MVEKYFDADADMSVLAGKKIAVVGYGSQGRGQALNLKDSGLDVIIGVRPGRSWEAAIKDGFEVYQVADAAKMADIIQVLLPDEDQAAIYQASIRQGLSAGKTLMFSHGFNIHYGQIVPPPDVNVVMVAPKGPGHMVRRMYEEGKGVPALIAIEQDPSGQAKAIALAYAKGIGATRAAVFETSFREETETDLFGEQAVLCGGCTALVRAGFETLVANGYAPEMAYLEVLHELKLIVDLIYEGGFTKMRDSISNTAQYGDLTRGPRVIGPESYAAMQEILEEIQDGRFAKEWILENMTRRPVFTALTRADEEHEIEEVGAEIRALMPQFQKK, from the coding sequence ATGGTCGAGAAATACTTTGATGCCGACGCCGATATGAGCGTGCTGGCTGGAAAGAAGATCGCGGTTGTTGGCTACGGGTCGCAGGGACGGGGTCAGGCCCTGAATCTCAAGGACTCCGGCCTCGACGTGATCATCGGGGTCAGGCCCGGCAGGAGCTGGGAGGCCGCGATAAAGGACGGGTTTGAAGTCTACCAGGTGGCCGATGCCGCCAAGATGGCGGACATCATTCAGGTCCTTCTTCCAGACGAGGACCAGGCCGCTATCTATCAGGCGTCCATCAGGCAGGGGCTCTCCGCAGGAAAGACCCTGATGTTCTCGCACGGATTCAACATCCACTACGGCCAGATTGTGCCGCCGCCCGACGTGAACGTCGTGATGGTCGCCCCGAAGGGGCCGGGCCACATGGTCAGGAGGATGTACGAGGAGGGCAAGGGCGTCCCGGCGCTCATCGCCATCGAGCAGGACCCGAGCGGTCAGGCGAAGGCGATCGCCCTCGCCTATGCGAAGGGCATCGGAGCGACGAGAGCGGCGGTCTTCGAGACCTCCTTCAGGGAGGAGACCGAGACCGATCTCTTCGGCGAGCAGGCGGTGCTCTGCGGCGGGTGCACGGCGCTGGTCAGGGCCGGGTTCGAGACCCTGGTCGCAAACGGCTACGCGCCCGAGATGGCCTACCTCGAAGTGCTCCACGAGCTGAAACTGATCGTCGACCTCATCTACGAGGGCGGGTTTACGAAGATGCGCGACTCGATCTCGAACACCGCGCAGTACGGCGACCTCACCCGCGGCCCGCGGGTGATCGGCCCCGAGTCCTATGCGGCGATGCAGGAGATCCTGGAGGAGATCCAGGACGGAAGGTTCGCAAAGGAGTGGATCCTCGAGAACATGACCCGCCGCCCGGTCTTCACCGCCCTCACCCGCGCCGACGAGGAGCACGAGATCGAGGAGGTCGGCGCCGAGATCAGGGCGCTGATGCCTCAGTTCCAGAAAAAATAA
- a CDS encoding PAS domain S-box protein has product MCGGEADHLAKIRAIIRYNPRGLSISEIARKAHLNRNSVAKYLQVLLASGEAELRTIGAARVYTPSRRLPLSSLLEYSNDLIVVLDRDGTVIQVNTPFLAFSGLSRDEIPGAGPPDLPLLSAPALRAALADPPAEEIVIPEVAWENGAVFRAKILPTRFEDGGHGTTVILEEITGEKRAWKTRTILASIVESTDDAIIGKDLDGTVISWNRAAEALYGYTAEEMVGQSLDRIVPPDLAAEVAAITEEVRQGRPVRHIETTRVRRDGRRVAVALTVSPIRGEDGAVIGASTIARDVTALKRVEAEKERHLKNMAFLSRTATAFVRMDDDDLYGYIAEKTRELVPGALVAITSYDPVNNTLTAEEVAASPHDLEVMAGYLRTSPIGITVPFLDEYRDTFKEPGLAPGPPLYTILMHTVPEETCRRIEEDLGLNGSFYAPIISNRRFLGSVLIILKKGTVVEDPALIETFIDGAAVAIHRRTAFQILKRGEKQAKELLNATHDLAILTDAGGRVLDLNEEAARFLGRSEEDLIGCSLGEVLPGVEAPAGEAHARFEVSLSGRIFDVSVAAVIDERSSSPRSAVFLRDITAEREAEGQLRRMNRHLAEIIEFLPDATFIIDADGRVTAWNRAMEDLTGVSKEAMIGKGDYQYAVPFYGERREILIDLIDREGDDLPPYLSIDRTRHAVIGGAYCPSIAGGKGAYLWGKATALFDEDGNRVGAIESVRDVTRMVRAEEALKQSQAKYRDLVENANSVILTLDTEGRITFFNRFAEAFFGYTRDEVLGKSVLGLIVPETDSAGRDLRFMIAALCARPDLFGNVENENVTRDGTPVWISWTNRAIYGENGEIVGVNCVGNDISARKQMEEELKAAQQNLEATVCRQTADLIFANTSLREEIGERIRAQEALEKSRNTLWLMLEVIADCIFVAGAGGEVRAVRTQGEVLRGVPVEAILAGALSGERREQVFAEGRPVRQEIRLASFGREIALDTWLIPVPDWDGKGPAIVGVARDVVPDGKKEGD; this is encoded by the coding sequence ATGTGCGGGGGCGAGGCAGACCATCTCGCGAAGATCAGGGCGATCATCCGGTACAACCCCAGAGGACTGAGCATCTCTGAAATCGCGAGAAAAGCGCACCTGAATCGGAACTCTGTCGCAAAATACCTCCAGGTCCTCCTGGCCTCGGGCGAGGCCGAGCTCAGGACGATCGGGGCGGCCAGAGTGTACACCCCGTCCCGCCGCCTCCCGCTCTCCTCCCTGCTGGAGTACTCGAACGACCTGATCGTCGTCCTCGACCGGGACGGGACGGTCATCCAGGTCAACACGCCGTTTCTTGCGTTTTCCGGACTCTCCAGGGATGAGATCCCTGGCGCCGGCCCCCCTGATCTCCCGCTCCTCTCGGCCCCGGCGCTCAGGGCGGCCCTGGCCGATCCCCCGGCCGAAGAGATCGTGATCCCCGAGGTCGCATGGGAGAACGGGGCGGTCTTCCGGGCGAAAATTCTCCCGACGCGTTTCGAGGACGGGGGGCACGGGACGACGGTGATCCTGGAGGAGATCACCGGGGAGAAGAGGGCGTGGAAGACCCGCACCATCCTCGCCTCGATCGTCGAGTCCACCGACGACGCCATCATAGGAAAAGACCTTGACGGCACGGTAATCTCCTGGAACCGGGCGGCAGAGGCCCTCTACGGCTATACGGCGGAGGAGATGGTCGGGCAGAGCCTCGACCGCATCGTCCCGCCCGACCTGGCCGCAGAGGTGGCGGCGATCACGGAGGAGGTCAGGCAGGGCCGCCCGGTCAGGCATATCGAGACGACCAGGGTCCGCAGGGACGGGAGACGGGTCGCGGTCGCCCTGACCGTCTCCCCGATCCGCGGCGAGGACGGGGCGGTGATCGGCGCCTCGACGATCGCCAGGGACGTCACCGCCCTGAAGAGGGTGGAGGCGGAGAAAGAGCGGCACCTCAAAAATATGGCGTTTCTCTCCAGGACGGCGACGGCTTTTGTCAGGATGGACGACGACGATCTCTACGGTTATATCGCGGAGAAGACCAGGGAACTCGTGCCCGGCGCCCTCGTTGCGATCACCTCGTACGACCCGGTGAACAATACCCTGACCGCAGAGGAGGTGGCCGCTTCGCCGCACGATCTCGAGGTGATGGCCGGGTATCTCCGCACGTCGCCGATCGGGATCACCGTCCCGTTCCTCGACGAGTACCGGGACACTTTTAAGGAGCCCGGCCTTGCGCCGGGCCCGCCGCTCTACACCATCCTGATGCACACCGTGCCTGAAGAGACCTGCAGGCGGATCGAGGAGGACCTTGGCCTCAACGGGAGCTTCTATGCCCCGATCATCTCGAATCGCCGGTTTCTGGGCAGCGTGCTCATCATCCTGAAGAAGGGGACCGTGGTCGAGGACCCTGCCCTGATCGAGACGTTCATCGACGGGGCGGCGGTCGCGATCCACCGTCGGACCGCCTTCCAGATCCTCAAGAGGGGCGAGAAACAGGCAAAAGAACTGCTCAACGCCACCCACGACCTTGCGATCCTCACCGATGCCGGCGGCAGGGTGCTCGACCTGAACGAGGAGGCCGCCCGGTTTCTCGGGCGGTCTGAAGAGGACCTGATCGGGTGCTCGCTCGGGGAGGTCCTGCCCGGCGTGGAGGCACCGGCGGGCGAGGCGCATGCACGGTTCGAGGTCTCGCTATCAGGGCGGATTTTTGACGTCTCGGTTGCGGCGGTGATCGACGAGCGATCCTCCTCTCCGAGATCGGCGGTCTTTCTCAGGGATATCACGGCAGAACGGGAGGCAGAGGGCCAGCTCAGGCGGATGAACCGGCATCTTGCCGAGATCATCGAGTTCCTCCCCGACGCCACCTTCATCATCGACGCGGACGGGAGGGTGACTGCCTGGAACCGGGCGATGGAGGACCTCACCGGCGTCTCGAAGGAGGCGATGATCGGAAAAGGGGATTACCAGTACGCCGTTCCCTTCTACGGCGAGCGGCGTGAGATCCTCATCGATCTCATCGACAGAGAGGGCGACGACCTTCCCCCGTACCTCAGCATCGACCGCACCCGGCACGCCGTCATCGGGGGCGCGTACTGCCCTTCCATCGCCGGGGGAAAAGGGGCATATCTCTGGGGCAAGGCGACGGCGCTCTTCGACGAGGACGGAAACCGTGTCGGTGCGATCGAGTCGGTCCGGGATGTCACCCGGATGGTCCGTGCGGAGGAAGCGCTCAAGCAGAGCCAGGCGAAGTACCGCGACCTCGTCGAGAACGCCAACTCGGTGATCCTCACCCTCGACACCGAAGGGCGGATCACCTTTTTCAACCGGTTTGCAGAGGCGTTTTTCGGCTATACGCGGGACGAGGTGCTCGGAAAGAGCGTTCTCGGCCTGATCGTCCCGGAGACGGATTCTGCCGGTCGGGACCTCAGGTTCATGATCGCCGCTCTCTGCGCCCGTCCCGACCTCTTCGGGAACGTGGAGAACGAGAACGTCACCCGGGACGGGACGCCGGTCTGGATCTCGTGGACGAACCGTGCGATATACGGGGAGAACGGCGAGATCGTCGGTGTCAACTGTGTCGGAAACGACATTTCGGCCCGCAAACAGATGGAAGAGGAGTTGAAAGCGGCACAGCAGAACCTCGAGGCGACGGTGTGCCGCCAGACCGCCGACTTGATCTTTGCGAACACCTCGCTCAGGGAGGAGATCGGCGAGCGGATCCGGGCGCAGGAAGCGCTGGAGAAAAGCAGGAACACCCTCTGGCTGATGCTGGAGGTGATCGCCGACTGCATCTTTGTGGCCGGCGCCGGCGGCGAGGTCAGGGCGGTGAGGACGCAGGGCGAGGTCCTGCGGGGCGTGCCGGTCGAGGCGATCCTTGCGGGCGCCCTTTCCGGCGAACGGAGAGAGCAGGTGTTTGCAGAAGGGAGGCCGGTCAGGCAGGAGATCAGGCTCGCCTCGTTCGGGCGGGAGATCGCTCTCGACACCTGGCTGATACCGGTGCCTGACTGGGATGGAAAAGGGCCGGCGATCGTCGGCGTCGCCCGTGACGTTGTCCCGGACGGGAAAAAAGAAGGGGATTAA
- the mptA gene encoding GTP cyclohydrolase MptA, with amino-acid sequence MELPDVQSTIPDVRINLTRVGVKNVKKLVEVSRPGKRPVIFISNFDVYVDLPGSLKGANLSRNFEVIDEVLQEAINGQVTEIEELCSVVARKLLDHHEYADRTEVQMRSEFMVRRDTPVSKTKCHEVVKVHARAIAMRTGHLPIIRKSIGAEVTGMTACPCAQDIVKDHAVRVMENLGIEADKITAFFEEVPMATHNQRGRGFLCIETDDDQHVSLEAIIDVLKNSMSAQIYELLKRGDENYVVLQAHRNPRFVEDCVREMARRVVGEFGSLPGDSLVLIRQTNEESIHQHDAYAERKATLAELIAELNGD; translated from the coding sequence ATGGAACTTCCAGATGTTCAGTCGACCATCCCTGATGTTCGCATCAACCTGACAAGGGTCGGCGTAAAAAACGTGAAGAAGCTTGTAGAAGTCAGCCGTCCAGGAAAGCGCCCGGTTATCTTCATCTCCAATTTTGACGTCTACGTCGATCTGCCGGGGAGCCTGAAGGGTGCCAATCTTTCACGGAACTTCGAGGTGATCGACGAGGTGCTGCAGGAGGCGATCAACGGTCAGGTCACCGAGATCGAGGAACTCTGCAGCGTCGTTGCACGCAAACTCCTCGACCACCACGAGTACGCCGACCGGACCGAGGTGCAGATGCGCAGCGAGTTCATGGTCCGCCGCGACACCCCGGTCTCAAAGACGAAGTGCCACGAGGTGGTGAAGGTCCATGCCCGCGCCATCGCCATGAGGACCGGGCACCTGCCGATCATCAGGAAGAGCATCGGCGCCGAGGTCACCGGCATGACCGCCTGCCCCTGCGCCCAGGACATCGTCAAGGACCATGCCGTCCGCGTGATGGAAAACCTCGGTATCGAGGCGGATAAGATCACGGCGTTCTTCGAGGAGGTGCCGATGGCCACCCACAACCAGCGCGGCCGCGGCTTCCTCTGCATCGAGACCGACGACGACCAGCACGTCTCCTTAGAGGCGATCATCGACGTCCTGAAGAACTCGATGAGCGCCCAGATCTACGAACTCTTAAAGCGCGGCGACGAGAACTACGTCGTGCTGCAGGCCCACCGCAACCCCAGATTCGTCGAGGACTGCGTGCGCGAGATGGCCCGGAGGGTCGTCGGCGAGTTCGGTTCCCTCCCCGGCGACTCCCTGGTCCTGATCCGCCAGACCAACGAGGAGAGCATCCACCAGCACGACGCCTATGCCGAGCGCAAGGCGACGCTGGCCGAACTGATCGCCGAGTTGAACGGCGATTAA